The genomic segment tataactaatacgataatattattataatacataataataattataatttaatgactgTTATACCCGACATGATGTTGCATTCCCTACTTAGATACTACATAATTGGaaataacatttcattttttattttggagtaatacatacctatttataattattgactgCTCTAGAGCTCGATTATAACCAGCCTTATAACATCATGACCAATAGTCTTCATGATTTGACTCATTTAAATATTCTAGATCGAAGAGCGTGAGCAAAAACTTCAAAACCTTGTAATCGCTTCGACTTCTCCGATACTATCTCTACTCAGCCCAGCCTCAACCTGTTCAAATTCCATGACCGAAATGATGTGGCAAGGAGCATTAATGGAAAAACCCACCAGCAAGATGGCCGACACGCTGGCCAAGACATATCCCGTATGTCTGGTTAAaatgtgattattatttatgtcaatTTTCCAACGCGTAGTAGTAACATACCTACagcattatactattaattaaatcaaacgCAGGTTGTTGGCACTGTTGGCGCGGGAACGTCGGAAAATCATAAATCAGCTGCAGGAAAAGCAAGAAAAATTGATAGTTTCGGTGAAGAAAGATCTACACAACGAAATCAAAAGGGGCATAATGGCTTACAAGGTGAATGATGGCTGCGAAAATTGTATCTGTGGCTAgatgcatttatatttatgtaatattttgtacgtTATCGAATGCAGGTGGCTAGAAAAGAATGGGTGGACGTGATGCGTGTCGTTATGCATTACAACAAGATAAAAGAAAGTCTGGCCGAAAAAGACATCGGAGGCAGTTCGAACAGTACCAAAGGCGATTATCTGCAGGAAACGATAATGAAGGAAATCGAAGACACCATGAAGCGACTGGAGAAAGGCAATGGGAAAAATGAAAAGCTGGTAGACGACATTTGTGAGTTGAATAAGTGCATACACGTGATTACGGAAAAAATAGAGCTCGAACGAGTGCAAGCCGAAGACCAATTGCGCGATTTTCAAAACGAAATATGCACTGAAAAAAGTTTGATTATGAATAGAGCCCAGACTattacaaaattagaaaaaatggtAAAAGCGACGcaaaaatagttttgtttattGTGATTTGAATACCtacgtcaataatataatatgtgattttgacgattataatgttgtgttggacacttgttttaaattataattaaatatatcaaattctTTGTTTATTTCAACCGTAACACACTAACACGTTTAGTGTATACCTAAACAcctgaaaactatattatttctcTATTTACGGATTATAACCAGCAGAGCTTTTTAAATGATGGAGTGTGGACAGtggacactatataatattttgttaacactaaaaattaattggtaattttcttaaatgtatttattagaaaGAAATACGaaatgttttaacttaataCATTCATACCAAATTAGTTCAGGCAGCtgagcatataaatataatatataatatgtttacagaTATCGtgtaccaaaaatataaaatacctcgATATTATTTAGCTTTGTTAACATACTAAGTACTAACATAGTAAccgatatatttataataaaataaaaaataaatattattatcattatattattatgaattaaattccattttactatttatattttttctaagtaTCAAAAGAAGGAATCAGTTGTGTAATGGTGTTATATCATTTTGGCTATAACAAACTAAATTACTTACAAAAATTGGAAGgaaggaaaaattaaaataaactgatgttaagtaaataatatcacAAGTTATCGGTGTCATGCGTATAATGtacaagaaatataaaatatttaaacaatgataattttaaagtttgacaATCAAATTTTGgtaactaaaaatacatattttgagtgGAATCCCTATCTCGATAAATCCGTGCACTTAACAGTTTAACAccataaagaatatttttaaaatataagagtttgtataatatcatttaaaatacatgacTAAAGAATTCAGCGATAATACGTCTTCTtcgaatgaaaaataatacatcctAAACGGCTAAACaagtatacttaattattatactgcaaaTATTGCAATGATTTATTgcatactttttactttttagaaaggttagagaatataatatgttattataataatttatatacaagtctaaataatgtttagtatatACGACATACTCACATACTTGAACTTTATTACatagtatgtacctaatttttaaattgaacactATTCattcatatgtatatattatatataatatgtataatatagccaaaaatatttttaacccaATACCTTAACtttctcaattattttttttttttgacaaacaaaaataataagtattataacagtatttttttttatactttgttcaaacttattttaattattgaaaatattttaattacattttacaatgtaTCATTAACTATTCATGTATTCGTTTTCCTATTATACGTGTAGATACGATTTCGTAAAGTTGATAAAATAGGTCACAATACTGTTTCGCTGCAAATTTCAGAccagacaatattatttttattttttaggtacacCCATGATACACATATATCGTTAAAATTGTTGGGaagagtaatttttattttgtgtagtctactataatatagatattaagaCGTATTTATGATGGTGTGACCaaaaggtaggtactaaatagaCGTTTTAAAAGGTAAAGTGTTACAAAGGGAACTAAAtagttgttaattttaagtatcagtaaagttatttattaatttaccgtataaataaattaaaacgttcatAATATGATCGATTACatcacaaaataaattcaattatcaGGGCCGTCCTAAGGGCAGGGAGAGCGGGGCCCACGCCATGGGGCCCGCGCCTTCACCAGTTGGACAGGCCCCGTTTTtgtaaatgcaataaaaaagtcaagttaatgagaaaaaaaaaattatcatttatatatttttataccttcaATTGCTgtaatttttactacctatacgtacttatattaattgacGTCAgtcgtaaaataaatgtattgcattttaaatgagttaatatgataaaatttcaattttcaaagttgaaaatGATACAAATCTTCAAAGCGTTCTGTCCCAAAAAAAGAAACACCAACTTAGCTATttcaagtagttttagaaagtgttgagaaaaacaaaaaaataaatgactttTGTACAAAactcatttttgaaaaaatcgattttatttttttggtgtatctcaaaaattaattactgtAGAACATTGAAAtttccaacaaatatttatattagaatttcccataaaacattttctcaatattttgacttaatctttttcacttagtaaaaactcttgaaaatgtaatggtaggttccttataattttcattaatggaagtttaaaaatacataggttcaattatttgttataatatgcttataaagttcaaattttgacaaaattcataaaagtttttcttttcataactaacataacaaattttaatagaaggtttccAACAAGTTTTTGTACCTCTATCAAACTAAAAAAGTTCCCCGGAAAGTCACGTTTTCgatctttgttaatttttttttaactactaaatttgattatttatacaagtgtGCTAAGCTGATACaacgtctccactcagaatatttttttcgtttacaataatttatcaatgtaatttaaacataacatattCATTACAACGACATACTTGACacccactgtacagcagaacggtacccacttgtccacctttttcatattgtattaggtgcctactatatttatagacttagtaatttatcaatattattatattaatgacattTCAGGCCCCACAAATTTACCCTGCCCTGGGCCCCGCAAATCGTCAGGACGGCCCTGAGTTATCAatctatatagaaatatttatataaaataatatttaattatttaatacctcattttttgcatttcaagttatttttatttatatttatttgttggtaATTGTGGGACAAAATCCCAAAATCAATAAGGTTAAcggaataatatacctaacatggTGAATTTACATCATAACACAGAATAACAGATTTGTGGTAGGTAGAATGTAAATGAAAGTATGGGAGGGGATTGTGATTTGTATTGCGCAAAGGCCGAATTTTACGATTCTTTGACTCACAACCTAGGTATACGGGTTGACCTGATGAACAATCACGTCATCTATAATACGTGGTACTTACCAATGTACATTGAATGCGGTATGTATTTGTCCGGGTTACCAAACATGGACATTTTGAAGCCATCGTGCATCCATTTCACCGACGTCTTGGCCGTTTCCAAAGGctgcaaattattattgtcacaagCGTGGCCCACGGACAAAAGCCCCAAACATACAATTACGATTTTGGCCAGCATCTTAACGTAGAAGCCAACCGAATAGAAACGTCCGATTGCGTTCACTGCGGTGTCCCGTTACTCGTTGttttgtatatcataataaattattattattattattatcgcacgCCGTCTAGATCGTAGTTATATTGCAGGACCATTAAAACGTTGGTGCGTGGCtacacaataatactataatattatattatatctaatcaTGCGTGTAACGCGGACACCCAGCaagtaatattctatattttgtatgtacaaAGTCGGTAGTCCATGTTTCTTGTCGATAAGACGC from the Acyrthosiphon pisum isolate AL4f chromosome X, pea_aphid_22Mar2018_4r6ur, whole genome shotgun sequence genome contains:
- the LOC100573007 gene encoding uncharacterized protein LOC100573007 isoform X2, with the translated sequence MNTRKMTTPFNETPKPGPLSLDGVFPEITTKASVEVEKEKEINENKQKWMKFVKNRELEMVDLNHLSNDGRTYIACKTLPENAGLFAYVAVTVGGNTGCWVNSCGRPIQTPVVKLIDLKVEASNAPKSNCEQEDKVYQLTAEVRSILSNRRSKESRTLTYEFFKRLHNNIEQEMLSEEDPNSTACHDPYIEKLLEKLIAESKGCDNFNPHLFKRIKMLSMLKKRVKNIIQEIEEREQKLQNLVIASTSPILSLLSPASTCSNSMTEMMWQGALMEKPTSKMADTLAKTYPVCLVKMLLALLARERRKIINQLQEKQEKLIVSVKKDLHNEIKRGIMAYKVARKEWVDVMRVVMHYNKIKESLAEKDIGGSSNSTKGDYLQETIMKEIEDTMKRLEKGNGKNEKLVDDICELNKCIHVITEKIELERVQAEDQLRDFQNEICTEKSLIMNRAQTITKLEKMVKATQK